GGGGGCGACACGGACAGGCGCTCCGTGCTTCGGGTCGCAGCGGGGACACACCACTGCCGCATGGCTCCACTCGGCAAGGAGTTCCGCTCGAGGTGGACCTCCTAGAGACAGCAGACGTACCGCAGTGTGTCGCGGTGGTTAAAAGGCTATTAGCATGCTGGCAGACCGACAGCCTCAAGATGACTTGCCGGAAGGCTAATTTGGCTAAGCTAACGTCGCTAACTCCGGCTGGTTCCCTGGAGCCTGCTCTGAAACAATCCGTTAAGTCAAACGTTACTAATCAAATGAAATGCGGAAATAATCACAGTcacgtttcaaaataaaatcacattccACGCCATATTTAACGCAGcgatgtaaaatgtaattttattttgaaaagcacaAGAAGCAAAGTTGCCACGGTTGTAAACATTGACGCCGTAGTCTGTCTGGTCTCGACTAACTTATCTAAACTTGCACATTGGTATTACAGTAATACAACCAAAATGTGTTGATACATAGCAGCAAATGTGGTGTCCATTCGGATTGCGAGCATTAATGGTGGCTGTTACTGTTGGGTTAGCTTCGTAGCTAGCAGTTAGCACGTCGCTAGCACTGGGGTGGTCCCACGGCGGACAGCGTCTCGCTTACCTCTTCTCGGAGGCGGTGGACGGACAGCTGCCCCCGGCAGGCTGGACGAAGACCGAGGGCTGGAAagctgtcaataaaaaaaaagtgtctatcGTCCCCCCAGTTCCCCGGCCCctgagtttttattattattattattattattatttttacagccGGGAAAGGAGCACCCACCGCTGGGTCATGTTGTCTTTGGGCTATGCAGCAATAGTGtatgcaaatacagtacaaggaGTCTGGATTTATGACCCCCCTTCACCCGACACCACCGCCGTCAAGTACGTCTGGATTATTACGACTTCCGGTTGTGCTGTAAACACCGCACTAAACACCCAAACGCCACAGATGCAAAAATATCTGCCTGCTTTAACTTATATCACACTTTTAGGCTAGAAAATGTAAACAGAGAGCAAATCTACACCCAGTGAGCACCATGTACCCTGATCTGTTTTGAACCAATGAGACAAATGGGAATTTATAACAATAATACTGGACATAGTTGTATTATACGTGTCTCGTTGGCCCTCAAACGTCACACTGGACATGGATAGTGACAAATTATTACGATTATTATTAATGGTCTCACTGTTAATACCCCAATTCATCCACCCGGTGGCACTAAAGGTACAATTAACAGTATATTTTCATGTATATTATAATCTTGGATCCCATAACTATGCTTTATTTCAATCATTTTATTAAAGTGATAAAAAAATGAAgcttgaaaataaaaactttatttagGATTATTTTAGATAATAACTATGattgaaaatacatatttttttaattatttaaaatgattaaataatacttgaaatgattaaaaataaaacttttacaaattataaaaaaaaaaaaaaagaactagtatgattgaaaagaaaaacgCATTTAACAAAAGCTCGTGtatattctcattcattcagGTTATTTCATTCTGAGCAAGACATTGAATCCTTTGCAAATAACCAGAATAGCCCCGCTACGATCGATTCAATGTCTTgggaattaaacaaaaaaaataatcaatcatATTAATTATTACATGaagaataatgcaaaataaaacctTGAAAACTCAGTTACATTCATGAAATCCCTCACCCAGAAGTAGTTTGACAAGAACGACGACcttatcaataataataataatattaataataataataataataaattcatatttcagCAGTTGACTTTTATTAAATGGCAACCAGCTTTTGAAACCTAAATGATAGTAAAAGACAGGTGTGGCATCAACAAGAGCACCTGTGCTCACCTGTGACTTAATTAAAAACCAACAATGACGAATTACCATGTTGACTTTCAAGATAAAACTATGGTATTCACATAGACTTAATAAACCACTTTAAAAGCATTAGTTAGTTGACGCCCAAGTATGTATTAATATATCAACTGTAACCAAAATGTTAGTGCTGACAGAAAACTCAGTACATTTTAAAACGCCAATTCTGGATGGGTaggatattttattttgaagatcgCGTCTGTCGACATGCTTGAGCTGCCAGActggtgtgtgtgacttgcTTGGCTGGACGTGGGGAGAGGACATGCGGCCTTTCTATTAACGCTTAAACCTGTGAGTCAGTATAACCGAATGGTGACCAGAAGGAGATGGCCAAAACAGGTATTTgagatgtttttatatttattttagataCAAAATATGAAACGTTTGTAAAATATTATCAGGGTGTGGCAGTGGTGTGGGTGGAGGGGATAAAGTTTGTGGGAACAACTAGACTCTTTAAATAATATAAAGGCAATAATTATAGCTCAGTGAAATTTTACATTTATCGTGACAATTATAGAGATGAgcaatattgtaaataatacaggTTTTGGTGTATTTTTACGTGCataaggtggaattctttgccgATGCTGAAATGTATACCTCATTCATGACACAGAAATTGGCAACCCAATAAAAGTTGACCCACAATTTGGGAACCCTTGATGTGGTCACTAAACCTCTATTCATAAAGAATACATATGGTCCAGCTGGGGGTTATAAGCTTTGTCCTCTATATAATGTTGTCCTGTACTTTTTAATTGTCCTTTCAATGAACATTTTGTCAGTACAAGCCGACAGTGGGGTCATTAATGATTAATGCGAGTGACATTTCTGTGTTTGACCTGGCTCGCGTGTCTCCGGTCGATACAACAGCGGGACGTTGAACCGGGGACGCCGCCACCGATGTAACGCTATCCAAACATTGCTTTCTCCACAGGGGTGTGTTGCGCCAGCCTGGAGGAGCCCACGGCCCTGATGAAGATGGGCCTCAGCATGGTGCTGGTGGGCCACGTCAACTTCCTGTTGGGGGCTCTGGTGCACGGTGTAGTGCTCAGGCACATCAACCTCCACAAACAGGCCCGTGCCATGGAGTATGCCATCTCCAATGTGGTGGCTCTTGCGTCTGGACTAGTGGTGAGTGTTTTCTGTAAACACATTATCTGCAGTCTGTTTTGGTGAATTTGTATTGCTTTTCTCGGTTCACAGACACTATTGTTCACACACGGACATTAAAGAGTTAACACTGAggccatttgaactctgttgcttgccaaaacagcagcatcttAAAAGCATTGCttgacattcacacccacgTTCTCTGCCATTTGCAGTTACCTATGAAACATATTTAAGATGCTTTTAAAATACAGCATTAGCAATGACTCATTATTCATCATGTTACTGAAGTTTGTAAATTGATTATTGCAACAGTTCCATTCCTCTTTTTACCTTTGCTATCATTCATGTTAATGAAACATCGTTTtgacatctgaactttattcatttatttttgttactgCAGGGAATCGTCGTTGGGATTCTAGCTATTGTCCtgtctaaaaacaagaaaagcagAGGCCTGGTGAGTAGTGTCAGTCTATTTTATTGGtctcaaaatgaaaaatgtagactgtataatatttttgttatgcGCCTCTGACATCCAGCTAGTGTTTTGTCCAACACCAGTGTTTTCTTGACACATTCACGataagtttttttattttttatttgtatttttcccccCTACAACTGTGTAGTTCAACTGCAATATCACCCTCATGAGGATTTTAAAAGCACCATAGCTAAATAGCTGCAGTTAATTACTTATAGAGGGTATGTTTTTAACTTGCAAAAAGACCTAAAAACATATAACACCCATATGTAATGAtgtaatttcaataaaaaattaaGTGGGTCCTGATAGGAACCTCTGCCATAGACAGGTGACAAATGTTCAAACCCTGTTGTCTTAAAACTGCTCTCTTGCCTACTGTCAGCAGTCAGGCTGCTCAGACAAGAGTGGCAAGGTGGCGAATTTACGCCAATGAGTGAAACTTGTTTTCATAAACCACTCCCCGTTTGCCTTTTGTTCGTCTGCAGGAGTGTCAACTGTGCCTTACGGCACTATCAGCTGCCTACCATCTCTTTTGTTAATCATACAGTTTTCGCGGAGTACTGATATTATCATTGCTAATTGGATTATAATTTcaacaccatttatttatttatttatttgaattaacAAGTTTTCTAgccatgtttatttttaacaaaactaaCTAACATCAGTATTGTCATTGAAAAGGCAGGTTtttatgatttgattttggtttggagtttgcatgtgagTTTGTTTGTATCTTAATCACAGACATGGTCCCTCTTCAGTGTGAGCCTGGCGTCGTCGCTCCTGGCGTCGGCGTCCGCCATCGGCCTCCTGGTGTCCGTGGTGAGGGCCATCATCCACGGCGGGCGGAGCCTGCTGACGCACTGTCGCTTCCCCGATGCCATCGGCTACTCCAGCATCACCAACGAGTGTCCTTTCGACCCCACGCGCATCTATGTAAGTGTGTTAACGCATATGCCCCTGACCTTTTCCACTGTTCTATAGCTTAAACTGAGCAGAGAGCAGCCAGGTTACAAATGCGATTCCATCAGAATTACTAAGTAGCTAATGGTTTTAGATATTGGTAATTTACCTTCCAAAATGAACTACTTTGCTAGCTGAAAAACTTGCTACCTATGTAGCTAATCCTATTATCTAACTTGCTAGCTAACCAAAATAGCAGGTTAATTATATTGTCTAACTAGTTTGCCAGCTGACAATTAGCTTGCTGGATATCGAATGAAACAATGTTGTTCTAGTGTTGGTAATGAACGTAGTTCGAGCTGACCAACTAAAATTGCTAGTTAGTGTTAGGTAGAAAATGGCTGTTAGTTTGCTATGTAGATAGGATTCGCTAGCTGGCTAGTTATGTGTTTGCAAACACCTAGCTGCCAAATAGCTAATGCTACTAACCAACTATTTTTTGCCTAATCCTACTGCACTGAGTTCACCAGCAAGCAAGTTAGATAATGGATACTAGTTGGCCCAGCTAGCCTCTAAAtctaattttctttctaattgGTTTGCTATTTGAACTAGCTAGATAATCCCATCTACTGAGCTAATTAACCAGTTTTCCAGCTAACCCTACTTACTGGCTTGCTCGCTGATCCGCTAGTAACTTAATTTAACTGCTTGGATCATTAGCAggattaggaaaaaaaataatgttggtTAGTCGCATTATTATTTACTAGTTTGCTATCATACAAACTATTTTTGCCTAATCCTACTAATTAAGTAGTTTCTTAGCTGACCACCTAACTTGCTAGCTAGCTGTAGTATGGATGCCAAAGGATGATGTCTATGATATACAAAGTAGCTTTTAAAGGAGTTCTTATAACATAGCTGCTTTTCAGACGTGTTCAGCTCTTGTTTTATTCATAGAAGTAAACAGACTTGCAGACTAGGTGTGGAGGTTGTGTATCGCATCAACAGGCTCACTTAAGTGGATGTACTCAAGCCTCCCATTGAACCTTACACGATGCAGCTATCTACATCTAACAGTTGGATGCTCCCCTCCATTAGAGCACCACTCTGATCCTTTGGGTGCCTCTCATCGTGACTTGTGTGGTCCAGTTGATCTTTTCCGCCCGCTGCCTGTCCGTGTGCGTCTCCTTCCTGGGTCTGCCCTGCCGGCTGCACAGGAAGCGGCCCAGAGAGGCCCGAGCGGGGATCAAAGCGATAAGGCCGCTGGAGGAACTGGTTGAATCTCGTGTCAACAAGGCAAAGCAGCACATAGAAACTCCCCCTCCACTTCCCGCCAAGCGCTACACCGAACCCCCGAGAAGCTACAGTGAACCCAGAAGACCGGTGTCACAACCGGTCAGGCAACAGCGGCCCCATCCTCTCCCGCCATACCACAGGAGCCTCCCCCCCGCAGAGAGGCGGCCTCTTCGCCAGCAGCCTCGCTGGGAAAGCTCGCCGAGGCCCGACGCCGCACAAGGGAGCCAGCAGCGACCTCCGGAACAGCGCCACCTATTGGAGAGAGGCGCTCTGGAACGATCCAGTTTCTGGATATAGTCTGAAGGACAAGGACTGCTTTTTATTTCACACTGCACCTCAATTTCAACTTGCACAcattggccacttcattagatacacttgcacaatcttttgtttgcctttttgtcaTAGAGAATCATTTTCCTAGGATCCTAGGAACAAGGGCCATActtattttttgaaaacatttggtgCCACAAATACAATGACATCCCCTGAGTTAACACTGTTTGCTATTGCATCTGGTTTACAACTGCACTTTGTCATACTGCCAAATATGATCAAAGAAACTCAACATATTAgagaacttttttattttttatttttattttttatttttttcctcttcctgaAATTTCCTCCCCCATTCATTATTGTAAAATTGACTTTAGTACAGTTTTGTGGGGTGGGGAGTCCTTAAGTTTATTCCgataaaatagttttatttccttgtaatatttttatattttatgcaGTGCATTTATACTTGTCAAACGAATACCTCCCTGACTGCAATATCACCCTGCAATATCAAAATTGTATCAAAAACCTTaaatttttttcatacatttctcATTAGCTGTTGATGTAGGTGTTTCTAATGTTGTGGACCATGTGTTTCAGTATTAGGGATGGGCCTTACAATAGATTAGGCTATCATGAAGTATTGATTGGATTGTTTGGAATTGATGGATTGTCTTGAAGTGAGGCAAAATGAGGTGCAACTAGTGGAGGTGCTGTTGATTAACTCAACttgtttgctgtctaaagaggTACATGAATTATGGGAAGCTGAGATGCATCACAAATGGTCCTCATTTATCAATATGTATCAATTACGTATTTATAAGTCTAAATTAAGATAAATGGATAAATAATTTCCCCCAATTAATTGATAAAGGaatttttaaactgttttaacTTAGTCGCTATGTGGTCTTTACACCTGACAATACTGTACTATGTGAGGGTGTGTCTATACCACCATCGTGTGTTTTGTGTAAACTACTTTAAgccagtattttatttattaccttttcaaaataaacatttgagtcATGTGCTGTTTTGCTTTTAGTAGAACATGTTCATTGTGTGGTAATGTTTGCAGACAGTGACCGGACAGGTAGGACTGGttgcacgtgcgcacacacacacacacacacacattcatacttgTCGTTGATGGAATTATTAGCAAACACTTTATTTATCTTGGAAAGTTTGAGTAGAACACGACAGCTGTCAAAGTAGCTGAACGTCACACCGGTCACTTTCATTGTAGTCATTCTGccctacttttttttccccccagtgtggccctgttgtaatgttacaactaCTTATGTACAATTTGGAGGTAAAATtcagcaatttttaaaaaacgtaattttattatttttttaattttctcagGGAGGGTGTGGGGGACATAATTGTTTTGGGACAgttttgtaaaattaaaattcttgtaaaagtttttttttttctcccactcataatattttctatttatatattttgatcctcttgtaagattacaactttattgtgtTATGTTTCGTCCTTAAATAAATTTAGCTATGCAACCTCTGAAACaccaatttcattaaaaaaaacaacaaaacaaaaactaaacctAGTGACAGTTTGTGTGATTCTGTTAATTTTGGGCCATCTGGTCAGGGCCTGAAGTTTATTTCTACCTTAATAACCCATGAAATGAACTTTCTCAAAcagcatttttcttattttttttattctcatacttactacaaatgtaatttttttcaattggcaaCCCGATACAGATTTACATGGTACCCATTCTGGGTCCCGACCCACAGTTTTGGAAACCCTGCCTTTGTCTGTTAAATCTTATTGGTTACAAGGCTGAAGCAAAATCCGTTTTAAAAGACACCAAGAACGACTTACTAGTTTATATCCTCGTTTTATTTGGAACCAGAAACGACAGAAGAGTCCACACGTGCAGTTTTGAAACA
This window of the Phyllopteryx taeniolatus isolate TA_2022b chromosome 21, UOR_Ptae_1.2, whole genome shotgun sequence genome carries:
- the tmem54b gene encoding transmembrane protein 54b, whose amino-acid sequence is MAKTGVCCASLEEPTALMKMGLSMVLVGHVNFLLGALVHGVVLRHINLHKQARAMEYAISNVVALASGLVGIVVGILAIVLSKNKKSRGLTWSLFSVSLASSLLASASAIGLLVSVVRAIIHGGRSLLTHCRFPDAIGYSSITNECPFDPTRIYSTTLILWVPLIVTCVVQLIFSARCLSVCVSFLGLPCRLHRKRPREARAGIKAIRPLEELVESRVNKAKQHIETPPPLPAKRYTEPPRSYSEPRRPVSQPVRQQRPHPLPPYHRSLPPAERRPLRQQPRWESSPRPDAAQGSQQRPPEQRHLLERGALERSSFWI